A region of Anopheles merus strain MAF chromosome 2R, AmerM5.1, whole genome shotgun sequence DNA encodes the following proteins:
- the LOC121603630 gene encoding 39S ribosomal protein L55, mitochondrial, with translation MQFSKLLTRLSLNANSSLARGLSSNTAAIVKVHRSIYARRYPTMMVLPDGATINLSYHEPRRIIKLPLDLSLLSEAERKARIEKRKPKQKIRIDDDVEDTFSANKYLKYMKKK, from the exons ATGCagttttcaaaactattaaccAGATTGAGTTTGAACGCAAACAGTAGCTTGGCACGTGGCCTGTCGTCAAACACAGCGGCAATAGTGAAGGTGCACCGTAGCATCTACGCCCGGCGCTATCCCACCATGATGGTGCTGCCCGATGGTGCGACTATCAACCTCAGCTATCACGAACCAAGAAGGATTATTAAG CTGCCGCTTGACCTAAGCTTGCTGTCAGAAGCGGAACGTAAAGCACGCATCGAAAAGCGTAAACCAAAGCAGAAGATTCGCATCGACGACGATGTGGAGGATACATTTAGCGCAAACAAATATCTAAAGTATATGAAGAAGAAATAG